In one window of Pseudodesulfovibrio sediminis DNA:
- a CDS encoding SIS domain-containing protein, with translation MSWNSSLQVLSTVLSGMVVTDKSGAVIDADAGYALLVKWIEACRQDRRRVYFVGNGASASMASHFSTDLAKNAEVPTEVFTDCSLITATGNDFGYEQTFAYPLGQRMIADELLIAISSSGNSPNAVAAVRKAQELAGRAVTVTAMSPDNAMRGLGDLNFYLPAESYGMAESGHGVVLHHLIDLFCD, from the coding sequence ATGAGTTGGAATTCGTCCTTGCAGGTGTTGTCGACTGTTCTTTCCGGCATGGTTGTTACTGATAAATCAGGGGCTGTCATTGATGCTGATGCCGGATATGCTCTGCTTGTGAAGTGGATTGAAGCATGTCGGCAGGATCGGCGCCGTGTCTATTTCGTGGGCAATGGAGCAAGCGCTTCCATGGCCAGTCATTTTTCCACCGACCTGGCGAAGAACGCCGAGGTCCCGACCGAAGTCTTCACCGATTGCTCCCTGATCACGGCAACCGGAAACGATTTTGGGTATGAACAGACATTCGCCTATCCGTTGGGTCAACGGATGATCGCCGATGAATTGCTTATCGCCATCAGCTCTTCTGGCAACTCCCCCAATGCCGTGGCAGCCGTCAGGAAAGCGCAGGAGCTGGCTGGTCGCGCCGTGACTGTGACTGCCATGTCGCCTGATAACGCCATGCGCGGACTGGGCGATCTTAATTTCTATCTGCCCGCCGAGAGTTATGGTATGGCAGAGTCCGGGCATGGGGTGGTGTTGCATCATCTCATTGATCTCTTTTGTGATTGA
- a CDS encoding PfkB family carbohydrate kinase has product MPIENKIKSISELAEIVSTLQSEGKKVVHCHGVFDLLHIGHIRYFRQAASWGDVLIVTVSPDRFVDKGPNRPAFGEVLRAEGVASQDGVDYVAINEWPTAEELLRAVRPDVYVKGSDFKSIESDPTGKLQLEADVCAEIGAELKLTQDIVFSSTNLINRFMSSFTDDVQEYLEMFRSRYSVTDVEAVLEKVSSLKVAVIGDTILDDYQYCTPLGASSKEPVMAFNHTGGDLFAGGVLAIANHLANLVSEVHMFTVLGEQDTQEDFVRENLNDNVTPHFAYQKDAPTLRKRRYIEGYTMTKLFEIYHMDDSGLDLETDTDLRGAVMQTAKECDLVVAADFGHGAISAECREALTQSNFLAVNTQANAGNRGFHTISGYGRCDFISLAEPELRLDTRDKSTGVIPLTESVRSRLGASMIAVTRGKKGSYVLNSDGTGVLVPAFANKVVDKIGSGDAFFSVASLVASLGNVSPEIVAFLGNIAGAIAVGIVGNKKSVTKQAIMKFVTSLLK; this is encoded by the coding sequence ATGCCTATTGAAAACAAGATCAAATCAATTTCAGAGCTCGCTGAGATTGTTTCCACGTTACAGTCAGAAGGGAAGAAAGTCGTGCATTGTCACGGGGTTTTCGACCTGCTTCATATTGGACATATCCGGTATTTTCGCCAAGCAGCCAGTTGGGGTGATGTGCTTATTGTCACGGTCTCCCCGGATAGGTTTGTGGACAAGGGGCCTAATCGGCCTGCATTCGGTGAAGTGTTGCGCGCAGAAGGTGTCGCCTCGCAGGATGGAGTGGACTATGTGGCGATCAACGAGTGGCCCACTGCCGAAGAATTGCTCAGAGCTGTCAGGCCGGACGTTTATGTAAAAGGGTCTGACTTCAAGAGTATCGAATCCGACCCCACAGGCAAGTTGCAGTTGGAAGCAGACGTATGCGCTGAAATCGGGGCGGAGTTGAAGCTGACGCAGGATATCGTGTTCAGCTCGACCAATCTCATCAACCGTTTCATGTCTTCCTTCACTGATGATGTGCAGGAATATCTTGAGATGTTCCGCTCTCGGTATTCCGTCACTGATGTAGAGGCCGTGCTGGAGAAGGTCTCTTCTCTGAAAGTGGCCGTCATCGGTGATACCATTCTGGATGATTATCAGTATTGCACCCCGCTGGGCGCTTCTTCCAAAGAGCCTGTCATGGCCTTCAACCACACAGGTGGAGACCTGTTCGCCGGTGGCGTGCTGGCCATTGCCAATCATTTGGCCAATCTGGTGAGCGAGGTGCATATGTTCACCGTGCTGGGTGAGCAGGATACGCAGGAGGATTTTGTCCGGGAGAATCTCAATGACAATGTGACGCCGCATTTTGCCTATCAGAAAGACGCCCCGACTCTGCGCAAGCGGAGATATATCGAAGGGTACACCATGACCAAGCTGTTCGAGATATATCATATGGATGACTCGGGCCTGGACCTGGAAACCGACACGGATCTGCGTGGAGCGGTAATGCAGACCGCCAAGGAGTGCGATCTGGTTGTGGCGGCCGACTTCGGCCATGGAGCCATCAGCGCCGAGTGCCGTGAGGCTTTGACCCAATCGAATTTTCTGGCGGTGAATACGCAGGCCAATGCGGGCAACAGAGGCTTTCACACGATCTCAGGGTATGGCAGGTGTGATTTCATCAGCCTGGCCGAACCGGAACTCCGGTTGGATACCCGTGACAAGAGTACCGGCGTGATCCCGTTGACTGAAAGTGTTCGATCTCGTCTGGGCGCTTCCATGATTGCTGTTACTCGCGGCAAGAAGGGGTCCTATGTCCTGAACAGCGATGGCACAGGCGTGCTTGTCCCGGCCTTTGCCAACAAGGTCGTTGATAAAATCGGTTCGGGTGACGCCTTCTTTTCCGTTGCTTCGCTTGTGGCCAGTCTTGGAAATGTTTCGCCTGAAATCGTGGCGTTTCTTGGCAATATCGCCGGCGCCATCGCCGTGGGGATTGTGGGCAACAAGAAGTCTGTCACCAAGCAGGCCATCATGAAATTTGTCACTTCTTTGCTCAAATAA
- a CDS encoding glycosyltransferase family 2 protein has protein sequence MKLIIQIPCLNEAETIDITLKALPREVEGFDSVEWLIIDDGSTDNTVEIARANGVDHVVSHLHNRGLAHGFLTGLNACIALGADVIVNTDADNQYCADDISIITKPVVEKKADYVIGARPISDIEHFSPIKKMLQKLGSWVVRCASNTDIPDAPSGFRAISRDAAMRMNVFNSYTYTLETIIQAGQKNMAITSVPVRVNEDLRPSRLVSSIPAYIQRSIFTIVRIFAIYKPFQFFMSMAAIIFSLGLLIGLRFLYYFITGDGNGHIQSVILSGVLLGMGLQTGLIAFVADLIGSNRKLLEQIQFIQRKQGDLAANSSDTDADQ, from the coding sequence ATGAAATTGATCATACAGATACCATGCCTCAACGAGGCGGAAACCATAGACATCACCCTGAAGGCTCTCCCGCGAGAAGTGGAGGGATTTGATTCAGTCGAGTGGCTGATCATTGACGACGGCTCAACTGACAACACCGTGGAGATCGCCAGAGCCAATGGTGTTGATCATGTTGTTTCCCATTTGCACAATAGAGGATTGGCGCATGGTTTTCTGACCGGTTTGAATGCTTGCATTGCCTTGGGGGCAGATGTGATTGTCAATACTGACGCAGACAACCAGTACTGTGCCGATGATATCTCCATCATTACCAAGCCCGTTGTCGAGAAAAAGGCCGATTATGTAATCGGAGCCAGACCTATTTCGGATATTGAGCACTTTTCGCCGATCAAGAAGATGCTGCAAAAACTTGGCAGCTGGGTGGTGCGTTGCGCCAGCAATACGGATATCCCCGATGCCCCCAGCGGGTTCAGGGCCATAAGCCGTGATGCCGCCATGCGCATGAACGTGTTCAACAGCTATACCTACACGCTGGAGACCATTATCCAGGCGGGGCAGAAGAACATGGCCATCACCTCGGTTCCCGTTCGGGTCAATGAAGATTTGCGTCCGTCCAGGCTGGTGAGTTCCATTCCCGCCTATATCCAGCGCTCCATCTTCACCATTGTCCGTATTTTTGCCATCTACAAGCCCTTCCAGTTTTTCATGTCAATGGCAGCTATAATATTCAGTCTCGGCCTGCTCATCGGTCTCCGGTTTCTGTATTATTTCATTACAGGTGATGGGAATGGGCACATTCAGTCGGTGATCCTATCCGGAGTACTGCTCGGCATGGGGCTGCAGACCGGACTCATCGCATTTGTGGCCGACCTGATCGGGTCCAACCGGAAACTGCTTGAACAAATCCAATTCATTCAACGCAAACAGGGTGACCTTGCAGCCAACTCAAGCGATACGGACGCCGATCAATAA
- a CDS encoding lysylphosphatidylglycerol synthase domain-containing protein: protein MVLTCLGLVGVQVYRYAPELSSVLVRDGVASTLALASCVYAAALALLALAWHLLLRRVFGGAASFKSTYGIYARTSIAKYLPGNVGHVVGRQVVGKSKGLSHVAIAGSSVLEVVCLVCVAALICLWMELPIATPIPAWVYFVASILLLLAVPVVVMVFARKRNVEALIDKSFRQLYTGLGLVSLLDLLFFLVTGSLLYLISLGAGLDTGMSLFSVVAVYAVSWFLGLITPGAPAGAGVREAIIIAMLGLTMKRSDALAVALLFRIMTTAGDVLFFGTSFLPWVRERNQQHSTPSSS from the coding sequence TTGGTTCTCACATGCCTCGGGTTGGTCGGTGTGCAGGTATATCGGTATGCCCCCGAGCTTTCGAGTGTGCTCGTGCGGGATGGCGTTGCCTCGACGCTCGCCTTGGCCAGTTGCGTGTATGCAGCCGCGTTGGCCTTGCTTGCCCTGGCGTGGCACCTCCTGCTGAGACGGGTATTTGGTGGTGCCGCTTCTTTCAAATCCACATATGGAATCTACGCCAGGACTTCCATAGCCAAGTATCTGCCCGGTAACGTCGGGCATGTTGTTGGACGTCAGGTCGTCGGCAAGAGCAAAGGGCTGTCTCATGTGGCCATTGCCGGATCCTCGGTACTGGAGGTCGTCTGCCTGGTCTGTGTGGCCGCACTGATCTGTCTCTGGATGGAGTTGCCCATAGCCACGCCCATTCCTGCATGGGTGTATTTTGTCGCCAGTATCCTGTTGTTGCTCGCTGTCCCTGTTGTGGTCATGGTCTTCGCACGGAAGCGGAATGTGGAAGCGTTGATCGACAAGTCTTTCAGACAGCTTTACACGGGGCTTGGTCTGGTCAGCCTGCTTGATTTACTGTTTTTTCTCGTTACGGGCTCCCTGTTGTATCTCATCTCTCTGGGGGCGGGGCTGGACACGGGCATGAGCCTGTTTTCCGTTGTCGCCGTCTATGCGGTCAGTTGGTTCCTTGGTCTGATCACGCCCGGAGCGCCGGCCGGAGCCGGTGTGCGCGAGGCGATCATCATTGCCATGCTCGGCCTGACTATGAAAAGGAGTGACGCGCTTGCTGTAGCCTTGCTTTTCAGGATAATGACAACCGCAGGTGACGTCCTGTTTTTCGGCACGTCCTTTTTGCCTTGGGTTCGTGAAAGGAACCAACAACATTCAACACCGAGTTCTTCATGA
- a CDS encoding glycosyltransferase family 9 protein translates to MKDISTIDPKKILVCQLKQIGDVLLATPSIQLLKERFPNAEIDLLTEKKCVPVIENNPHIHHVWAIDKKQLNNPLKALWWYRKVGRSNYDLIVDFQRLPRCRYVIMFSNASVKLTQTTKWYNRLFYTHFSDVIYGYAAKLKASIMRPLGINWNGELPQIYLADEEKNWADSFIESQGMQPGQFVTIDPSHRRITRKWPERHFAGLIKLLREKHPKLKFFILYGPGELPVAEEVKRLAGEGVIISDDMLSLREMAAVQAQAALHVGNCSAPRHFSVAVDTPSLVIHGATGFGWCPPSEKHSSVDKNLPCRSCNKNSCETIECLETFEPEECLDEALRLLTFKMI, encoded by the coding sequence ATGAAAGATATTTCGACTATAGATCCCAAGAAAATACTGGTCTGCCAGCTCAAACAAATCGGTGACGTCCTATTGGCCACTCCTTCGATTCAGTTGCTGAAAGAACGCTTTCCCAATGCTGAGATCGATCTCCTCACGGAAAAGAAGTGTGTCCCGGTAATAGAGAACAACCCACACATCCACCATGTCTGGGCCATAGACAAGAAACAACTCAACAATCCGCTCAAAGCCCTGTGGTGGTACCGCAAGGTCGGTCGCTCGAACTACGATCTCATCGTGGATTTCCAGCGTTTGCCCAGATGCAGATATGTTATCATGTTTTCCAACGCATCGGTCAAACTGACCCAGACGACCAAGTGGTACAACAGGTTATTTTATACCCATTTTAGTGATGTCATATATGGCTATGCGGCCAAACTGAAAGCGAGCATCATGCGTCCGCTCGGCATCAACTGGAATGGCGAATTGCCCCAAATATACCTCGCAGACGAAGAAAAGAACTGGGCGGATTCGTTTATCGAATCACAGGGCATGCAGCCTGGGCAATTCGTGACCATAGACCCCAGCCACCGTCGCATCACTCGCAAATGGCCTGAGCGGCACTTCGCCGGACTCATCAAACTGCTTCGGGAAAAACACCCGAAACTCAAGTTTTTCATCCTCTATGGTCCCGGCGAGCTACCGGTTGCCGAGGAAGTCAAACGATTGGCTGGCGAGGGTGTCATCATATCCGACGACATGCTCTCCCTGCGCGAGATGGCGGCCGTCCAGGCACAGGCGGCTCTCCATGTCGGCAACTGCTCTGCCCCCAGGCATTTCTCCGTTGCCGTTGACACGCCTTCACTGGTCATCCATGGAGCCACAGGGTTCGGCTGGTGTCCTCCCTCGGAAAAACATTCAAGCGTGGACAAGAACCTCCCTTGCAGGTCCTGCAACAAGAACAGTTGTGAAACCATCGAATGTCTCGAAACCTTTGAACCCGAGGAATGCCTGGACGAGGCACTGCGCCTCCTCACTTTCAAAATGATCTAG
- a CDS encoding NAD-dependent 4,6-dehydratase LegB, whose amino-acid sequence MNLTGKKILVTGSDGFIGSHLVDYLVRQGYSVRAFVLYNSFNSWGWLDESPKEITDNLEIFAGDVRDPNGVREAMKGCDVVLHLAALIAIPYSYHSPDTYVDTNVKGTLNIVQAAKDLGVERVVVTSTSEVYGTARFVPITEDHPLQGQSPYSATKIGADQIAMSFYNAFETPVSIIRPFNTYGPRQSARAVIPTVITQIANGKRQIKLGALSPTRDFNYVGDTVRGFEAVAASDACVGQVVNVGSGFEVSIGDTAQAIADAMGAEIEIICDQERIRPAKSEVERLFCGNKKVKELCGWEPEFGGLDGFKRGLALTAEWFADEDNLKRYKADIYNI is encoded by the coding sequence ATGAATCTCACTGGTAAAAAAATATTGGTCACCGGCTCGGACGGTTTTATCGGATCCCACCTTGTCGATTATCTGGTCCGTCAGGGATACTCGGTCCGCGCCTTTGTGCTGTACAACTCCTTCAATTCCTGGGGCTGGTTGGATGAATCTCCAAAAGAAATCACCGACAACCTCGAAATCTTCGCAGGCGATGTGCGCGACCCCAATGGCGTCCGTGAGGCCATGAAGGGGTGCGATGTGGTGCTGCACCTGGCCGCACTCATCGCCATTCCCTATTCCTACCACTCACCGGACACCTACGTTGACACCAACGTCAAAGGCACGTTGAATATCGTGCAGGCAGCCAAGGACCTCGGCGTCGAGCGGGTCGTTGTCACCTCCACCAGTGAAGTATACGGTACTGCGCGGTTCGTCCCCATTACCGAGGATCATCCGTTGCAGGGACAATCCCCATACTCTGCCACCAAAATCGGTGCAGATCAGATCGCCATGAGTTTTTACAATGCTTTTGAGACTCCGGTCTCCATCATCCGTCCGTTCAATACGTATGGTCCACGCCAAAGCGCCCGCGCTGTCATCCCCACGGTCATCACGCAAATCGCCAACGGCAAACGGCAGATCAAGCTGGGCGCCCTCTCGCCCACCCGCGACTTCAACTATGTGGGCGACACTGTCCGCGGCTTTGAGGCAGTGGCAGCGTCCGACGCCTGTGTGGGACAGGTGGTCAATGTGGGCAGCGGTTTCGAAGTCTCCATTGGAGACACCGCGCAGGCCATTGCCGATGCCATGGGCGCGGAAATCGAAATCATCTGTGATCAGGAACGCATTCGCCCGGCCAAAAGTGAAGTGGAGCGCCTTTTCTGCGGCAACAAGAAAGTAAAGGAACTCTGCGGATGGGAACCTGAATTCGGCGGGCTGGACGGCTTCAAGCGCGGCCTGGCCCTGACAGCCGAATGGTTCGCGGATGAGGACAACCTCAAACGCTACAAAGCTGACATATACAACATCTAG
- a CDS encoding LegC family aminotransferase — translation MFDDILTFIRELYREPEAFIPLHAPVFTGREKEYLCECIDSTFVSSVGQYVGRMEDMITDFTGAAKAVAVVNGTCGLTAALHLAGVEPETLVITQGLTFVATANAISHTGARPVFIDSDADTLGMSPDALRTFLENHDPADGRVSACVPVHIVGHSCRIREICALCAEYGIPVVEDAAEGIGSYFEGQHLGTFGLLGVLSFNGNKTITTGGGGMIITNDEELGIRTRHLTATAKTPHRWEFKHDAIGWNYRMPNINAALGCAQMEKLDDILADKKAVAQAYRAFFAEHADITYIDAPKGCDSNYWLNTALFASKEQRDAFLAESNDKDVMTRPMWTLMSDMDIYQNALSDSLSTARDITDRAINLPSGPRLES, via the coding sequence GTGTTTGACGATATACTCACATTCATCAGGGAACTGTACCGGGAGCCCGAAGCATTCATCCCTCTGCATGCCCCGGTTTTTACCGGACGCGAAAAAGAATATCTCTGTGAATGCATAGACTCCACATTCGTTTCCAGCGTTGGCCAGTATGTAGGCCGAATGGAAGACATGATCACAGATTTCACAGGTGCCGCCAAGGCTGTGGCCGTGGTCAACGGCACCTGCGGACTGACTGCCGCCCTCCATCTTGCCGGAGTCGAGCCCGAGACGCTGGTCATCACCCAGGGACTGACCTTCGTGGCCACGGCAAACGCCATTTCGCACACCGGAGCACGGCCCGTCTTCATCGACTCCGATGCCGACACGCTGGGCATGAGCCCGGACGCACTCCGTACGTTCCTTGAAAATCACGATCCTGCCGATGGAAGGGTCTCCGCCTGTGTTCCGGTCCATATCGTGGGGCACAGTTGTCGTATCCGTGAAATCTGCGCTCTATGCGCCGAATACGGCATCCCTGTTGTGGAAGACGCCGCCGAAGGAATCGGCAGCTATTTCGAGGGACAACACCTCGGCACGTTCGGTCTGCTCGGCGTACTCAGCTTCAACGGCAACAAGACCATAACCACCGGGGGCGGGGGCATGATCATCACCAACGATGAAGAACTGGGAATAAGGACCCGCCACCTGACCGCCACGGCCAAGACCCCGCACCGATGGGAATTCAAACATGACGCCATCGGCTGGAACTACCGCATGCCCAACATCAACGCGGCCCTGGGATGTGCGCAGATGGAAAAACTGGATGATATCCTTGCCGACAAAAAAGCCGTGGCCCAGGCATATAGGGCGTTCTTTGCCGAGCATGCAGATATTACCTACATAGATGCACCCAAGGGATGCGACTCCAACTACTGGCTGAACACCGCCCTATTTGCTTCCAAGGAGCAACGCGATGCATTTCTGGCTGAAAGCAACGACAAGGACGTCATGACGCGTCCCATGTGGACGCTGATGTCGGACATGGACATCTATCAAAATGCCCTGTCCGATTCCCTTTCCACTGCCCGCGACATCACAGATCGGGCCATAAACCTGCCAAGCGGCCCCCGTCTGGAGTCCTGA
- the neuB gene encoding N-acetylneuraminate synthase: protein MSEAPIFIIAEAGVNHNGDMNLALKLIDAAADAGANAVKFQSFKASELTTVHAQKASYQKETSGAGESQLAMLQKLELNDGDHTLLIGHCKKKNIQFLSTPFDKSSLDMLLDLDVTPIKLPSGEITNKPYLRYVGAKKKPIILSTGMTTLSEVGNAIQVLVDAGTPRSLITLLHCNTQYPTPLEDANLRAMDTLARSFPACQVGYSDHTPGISCAVAAATMGAKVIEKHFTLDKTMEGPDHAASLDPTELTAMVAGVRDIEKAMGDGTKQPSPSEMENINVARRFLVAASTIAKGEPFSEDNVAAKRTGQGGISPMMWDAVIGTPAERDFQIGEIIEL from the coding sequence ATGTCCGAAGCCCCCATTTTCATCATTGCCGAAGCTGGCGTGAACCATAACGGCGACATGAATCTCGCGCTCAAGCTCATTGATGCCGCGGCTGACGCCGGCGCGAACGCTGTCAAATTCCAATCCTTCAAGGCCAGTGAATTGACCACGGTTCATGCCCAGAAGGCTTCCTACCAAAAGGAAACCTCCGGCGCCGGAGAATCGCAACTCGCCATGCTTCAGAAGCTTGAGCTCAATGACGGGGACCACACCCTGCTCATCGGTCACTGCAAGAAAAAAAACATTCAATTTCTCTCCACGCCGTTTGACAAAAGCAGCCTGGATATGCTGCTCGACCTCGACGTCACCCCCATCAAGCTCCCATCGGGAGAAATCACCAACAAGCCTTACCTGCGCTATGTCGGTGCCAAGAAGAAACCGATCATTCTGTCCACGGGCATGACCACTTTATCCGAAGTCGGCAACGCCATTCAGGTACTTGTGGATGCTGGTACACCCCGCTCTCTGATCACCCTGCTCCATTGCAACACGCAGTACCCGACCCCCCTCGAAGACGCCAACCTGCGCGCCATGGACACGCTGGCGCGGTCCTTCCCGGCCTGTCAGGTGGGATACTCGGACCACACACCCGGCATCTCCTGTGCAGTGGCAGCAGCCACCATGGGGGCCAAGGTCATTGAAAAGCATTTCACTCTGGACAAAACCATGGAAGGGCCTGATCATGCGGCGTCGCTGGACCCGACGGAACTGACGGCAATGGTCGCAGGTGTTCGCGACATTGAAAAGGCCATGGGGGACGGCACCAAACAGCCCAGCCCCAGCGAAATGGAAAACATCAATGTGGCCCGCCGGTTCCTGGTGGCGGCTTCGACAATCGCCAAAGGCGAACCGTTCTCCGAAGACAATGTGGCAGCCAAGCGCACGGGCCAGGGCGGCATCTCTCCCATGATGTGGGACGCAGTCATTGGCACTCCGGCAGAACGCGACTTTCAAATCGGGGAGATCATCGAACTGTGA
- the neuC gene encoding UDP-N-acetylglucosamine 2-epimerase: MKITVFTGTRAEYGLLLPLLKRIDAAPDTDLSILVSGSHLSERHGHTIDAILADGFTVSAQVKLPLDDDSRTGVATAMGEALSGCAQALADIQPDTLVLLGDRYECLACATAAALLHIPVAHIHGGEVTEGAIDDYFRHAITKMAHLHFTSCEPYRRRVIQLGENPNTVFNVGALGVENILTMPLMDKSALESDLDFTMGDTCLLTTFHPVTLEGDGQAKLEAFFTGLANAMTANPTITTIVTGANADPGGSAIDARAAQLAQAFPERVLITPSLGLVRYLSAMKHCAAVLGNSSSGILEAPSFSVPTINVGTRQQGRIQARSILNCPTQAHAIAETIHKALSPSCREVVKQARNPYEKAGTSERILTVMKTTNALNIAKSFYDINHRLEDDKE, encoded by the coding sequence GTGAAAATAACTGTTTTCACCGGCACCCGTGCCGAATACGGTCTTTTGCTTCCGCTCCTGAAGCGGATTGACGCCGCCCCGGACACAGACCTCTCGATTCTGGTCTCCGGCTCGCATCTTTCCGAACGTCATGGACACACCATTGATGCCATTCTGGCCGATGGATTCACTGTCAGCGCCCAAGTCAAACTCCCGCTGGATGACGACTCCCGAACGGGCGTGGCCACGGCAATGGGCGAAGCCCTGAGCGGCTGCGCACAAGCGCTGGCCGACATTCAGCCTGACACGCTCGTCCTTCTGGGCGACCGCTATGAATGCTTAGCCTGTGCTACAGCTGCCGCCCTGCTGCATATCCCTGTTGCTCACATCCACGGCGGAGAAGTCACCGAAGGTGCGATCGACGACTATTTTCGTCACGCCATCACCAAAATGGCCCATCTTCATTTCACATCCTGCGAACCCTATCGGCGCAGGGTCATCCAATTGGGCGAAAACCCGAACACGGTTTTCAACGTAGGCGCGCTGGGGGTGGAGAACATCCTGACCATGCCGTTGATGGACAAGAGCGCGCTTGAGAGCGACCTCGACTTCACCATGGGCGACACCTGCCTGCTGACAACCTTCCATCCGGTTACCCTTGAAGGGGATGGACAGGCCAAACTAGAGGCATTTTTCACCGGCCTGGCAAACGCCATGACCGCAAATCCGACCATCACTACCATTGTCACCGGCGCCAACGCCGATCCGGGTGGTTCGGCCATTGACGCCCGTGCTGCACAGTTGGCTCAGGCGTTTCCTGAGCGGGTTCTGATAACACCATCTCTGGGGCTGGTGCGATACCTCTCTGCCATGAAACATTGTGCAGCGGTACTGGGCAACTCTTCATCAGGGATACTGGAAGCCCCGAGTTTCTCCGTTCCGACAATCAATGTGGGCACCCGACAACAAGGTAGGATTCAAGCCCGATCCATACTCAACTGTCCGACACAGGCCCATGCGATTGCAGAGACCATCCACAAGGCGCTCTCTCCGTCCTGCCGCGAAGTTGTCAAACAGGCTCGGAACCCGTATGAAAAAGCAGGGACAAGCGAACGCATTCTGACTGTAATGAAAACAACAAATGCGCTGAATATCGCAAAGTCCTTTTATGACATCAACCACCGTCTAGAAGACGACAAGGAATAG
- a CDS encoding nucleotidyltransferase family protein, with translation MQDWKKAVIPLSASIRDAVETINISSTQIALVTTEDGLLMGVITDGDIRRGLLASKPLDSPAREIMETNFFSARESDDPATLLATMREKDFRQVPILDANGRLVGLRTLIDMVAPRVRDNWVVLMAGGLGQRLRPLTEDCPKPLLTVGGKPLLKTILDQFAEYGFKKFYISVNYRAEMVEDYFGDGSKHGVEIRYLKEKEKLGTAGAVGLIPETPTEPLFVMNGDLLTRVDFPGMLDFHHDQNTRATMAVRSFDIQVPYGVVNVENHKITKLEEKPTHKFFVNAGIYVLDPDVAANIPKNQYLDMPTLFSQLMDKGETTAAFPIHEYWMDIGRKQDFDQANFDYDMHFRIKDDDPTC, from the coding sequence ATGCAGGATTGGAAAAAAGCGGTCATCCCCCTCTCGGCTTCCATACGAGATGCAGTTGAGACCATCAACATTTCCTCTACCCAGATTGCCCTTGTCACCACGGAAGACGGACTTCTCATGGGCGTCATTACCGATGGCGATATCCGGCGCGGTCTGCTCGCCAGCAAACCTCTGGACTCTCCTGCCAGAGAGATCATGGAAACCAACTTCTTTTCCGCACGGGAAAGCGACGATCCTGCCACGCTGCTTGCGACCATGCGGGAGAAAGATTTCAGACAGGTACCCATTCTGGATGCCAACGGTCGACTGGTCGGACTCCGGACGCTTATTGACATGGTCGCTCCCCGAGTTCGGGACAACTGGGTGGTCCTCATGGCCGGCGGACTGGGTCAACGTCTGCGCCCATTGACCGAAGACTGCCCCAAGCCGCTCCTCACCGTTGGCGGCAAACCGCTCCTCAAGACAATTCTGGATCAGTTTGCCGAATACGGTTTCAAAAAATTCTATATTTCAGTCAATTACCGTGCTGAAATGGTAGAGGATTATTTCGGCGACGGCTCCAAACACGGCGTGGAAATCCGCTATCTCAAGGAAAAGGAAAAACTCGGCACCGCAGGTGCCGTCGGGCTCATCCCGGAAACACCCACCGAACCGCTCTTCGTCATGAACGGCGACCTGCTGACCCGTGTGGATTTTCCAGGCATGCTTGATTTCCATCATGACCAGAACACACGCGCCACCATGGCTGTCCGCAGCTTTGACATCCAGGTCCCCTATGGTGTGGTCAATGTGGAGAATCACAAGATCACCAAGCTTGAGGAAAAACCCACCCACAAGTTTTTCGTCAATGCCGGCATCTATGTTCTCGACCCGGATGTGGCCGCAAATATTCCGAAAAACCAATACCTCGACATGCCGACCCTGTTCAGCCAACTCATGGACAAAGGGGAAACTACCGCAGCCTTCCCAATTCATGAATACTGGATGGACATAGGCCGCAAACAGGATTTCGATCAGGCCAACTTCGACTATGACATGCATTTTCGCATAAAGGACGACGACCCGACATGCTAG